The following coding sequences are from one Sphingomonadaceae bacterium OTU29LAMAA1 window:
- a CDS encoding Cof-type HAD-IIB family hydrolase: MSTVTPIRLVVSDIDGTLVNKQKQLTPATTDAVLRLEQAGVGFTVISARPMSGIMPIADTLAIDAPMAAFNGGIIFRRDGSIAEHHMIDGDVVHGVMAIAADAPVDTWVFADDRWYASTDVGSHVGSERLASNQEPVIVEDFSDLYDRADKVTFVSDDHAMLADLADRCKAAHGSDATIAQSQVYYLDVTALAANKGDGLVALAKTFDQPLDAVAVMGDQYNDVPMLERAGLAIAMGNAPDPVKAIAHKVTTGNDEDGVAYAIDTIIFARIGVSA, from the coding sequence ATATCGACAGTGACGCCAATCCGGTTGGTCGTCTCCGACATCGACGGCACGTTGGTGAACAAGCAAAAGCAACTCACCCCCGCTACCACCGACGCGGTATTGCGGCTGGAGCAGGCGGGAGTCGGCTTCACCGTCATCAGCGCCCGGCCGATGTCGGGGATCATGCCGATCGCCGACACGCTGGCGATCGACGCGCCGATGGCCGCGTTCAATGGCGGCATCATCTTCCGCCGTGACGGCAGCATCGCCGAACATCACATGATCGACGGCGACGTGGTGCACGGCGTGATGGCCATCGCCGCGGATGCCCCGGTCGATACCTGGGTCTTCGCCGATGATCGCTGGTACGCCTCGACCGATGTCGGCAGTCACGTCGGCAGCGAGCGACTGGCGTCCAATCAGGAACCGGTGATTGTCGAGGACTTCAGCGACCTGTACGATCGCGCCGACAAGGTGACCTTCGTCAGCGACGATCATGCGATGCTCGCCGACCTCGCCGATCGCTGCAAGGCGGCGCATGGCAGCGACGCGACGATCGCGCAGAGCCAGGTCTATTATCTCGACGTCACCGCGCTTGCCGCCAACAAGGGCGACGGGTTGGTGGCGCTCGCCAAGACGTTCGACCAGCCGCTCGACGCGGTCGCGGTGATGGGCGATCAATATAACGACGTGCCGATGCTGGAACGTGCCGGTCTCGCCATCGCGATGGGCAACGCCCCCGATCCGGTGAAGGCGATTGCGCACAAAGTAACCACTGGGAACGACGAAGATGGCGTCGCATACGCCATAGATACGATCATATTCGCTCGGATTGGAGTCTCTGCATGA
- a CDS encoding HAD-IIB family hydrolase, producing MKDLVAFDLDGTLAESKQPLQEPMGEALADLLNVAHVAVISGGDWPQFQKQVASRLPARADLSKLWLMPTTGTKLYVHRNGEWTAVYAELFDDETKAKILKAFDESLEATGFVPEQTWGERIEDRGSQITFSALGQQAPVKEKEHWDPKFEKRKVIQADLKQRLPGLSINMGGATSIDITQEGVDKAYGLKKLRDESGIALDKMMFIGDAIFPGGNDYPAKELGLDTVRVRDPEETISVITAIVACQK from the coding sequence ATGAAGGATTTGGTCGCATTCGACCTTGATGGAACGCTCGCTGAGAGCAAACAGCCTCTGCAGGAGCCGATGGGAGAGGCGCTTGCCGACCTGCTGAACGTCGCGCATGTCGCTGTAATCTCAGGCGGGGACTGGCCGCAGTTCCAGAAACAGGTCGCCAGCCGCCTGCCCGCGCGCGCCGACCTGTCGAAACTATGGCTGATGCCCACCACCGGCACCAAGCTCTACGTCCACCGCAACGGCGAATGGACCGCGGTTTACGCCGAGCTGTTCGACGACGAGACCAAGGCCAAGATCCTGAAGGCATTCGACGAATCGCTGGAAGCGACCGGCTTCGTCCCCGAACAGACCTGGGGCGAGCGCATCGAGGATCGCGGTAGCCAGATCACCTTCTCCGCATTGGGCCAGCAGGCACCGGTGAAGGAAAAGGAGCATTGGGACCCCAAGTTCGAGAAGCGCAAGGTAATCCAGGCCGACCTGAAGCAGCGCCTGCCGGGCCTGTCGATCAACATGGGTGGCGCGACCTCGATCGACATTACGCAGGAGGGTGTCGACAAGGCGTACGGCCTCAAGAAGCTGCGCGACGAGAGCGGCATCGCGCTCGACAAGATGATGTTCATCGGCGACGCGATCTTCCCCGGCGGCAACGACTATCCGGCGAAGGAGCTTGGGCTGGATACGGTGCGCGTCCGCGATCCGGAGGAGACGATCTCGGTGATCACGGCGATCGTCGCCTGCCAGAAATGA
- a CDS encoding glycoside hydrolase family 27 protein, producing MGWNSWNSFATTITEAQARETAAIMQARLLPFGYDVFTIDIQWYEPEASSYTYNARPVPTMDGYGRLLPAPNRFPSSSGGKGFAPLAADVHAMGMRFGIHLMRGIPRLAVERNLPVLGTRYRARDIADTSSICPWNPDMYGVDMSRPGAQAYYDSVFALYAGWGVDFVKMDDMSRPYDAHAPEIEAAHAAIQRSGRPIVLSLSPGETPVARADHVRRFAQMWRISDDFWDDWAMLAAQFTRLENWNAHRSTGRWPDADMLPLGRLALGKRDTKFTPDEQRTLMTLWAIARSPLIMGGDLRHLDDATLALLTNRAVIAVNQDSRDNQPHFVADDTRIWSARPLDGRGHYLALFNTADKPVSVGLPLSMLNIPGPVAITDLWTGADIGKASGRFTQTLPPHGSGLYRLQP from the coding sequence ATGGGCTGGAATAGCTGGAACAGCTTCGCCACGACCATCACCGAAGCGCAGGCTCGCGAAACCGCCGCGATCATGCAGGCCAGATTGCTGCCGTTCGGCTACGATGTCTTCACCATCGACATCCAATGGTACGAGCCGGAAGCGTCGAGCTACACCTACAACGCCCGGCCGGTGCCGACGATGGACGGCTACGGGCGCCTCCTCCCCGCCCCCAACCGCTTTCCATCGAGCAGCGGCGGCAAGGGTTTCGCCCCGCTCGCCGCCGATGTGCATGCGATGGGCATGCGCTTCGGCATCCACCTGATGCGCGGCATCCCCCGCCTCGCCGTCGAACGCAACCTGCCGGTGCTCGGCACCCGCTACCGCGCCCGCGACATCGCCGATACCAGCAGCATCTGTCCGTGGAACCCGGACATGTACGGCGTCGACATGAGTCGTCCCGGCGCACAGGCCTATTACGACAGCGTCTTCGCGCTCTACGCTGGATGGGGCGTCGATTTCGTCAAGATGGACGACATGAGCCGCCCCTATGACGCGCATGCACCCGAGATCGAGGCGGCGCATGCGGCGATCCAACGCTCCGGCCGCCCCATCGTCCTCAGCCTCTCGCCCGGCGAGACGCCGGTCGCACGCGCCGACCACGTCCGCCGCTTTGCCCAGATGTGGCGGATCAGCGACGATTTCTGGGATGATTGGGCGATGCTCGCGGCGCAATTCACCCGGCTGGAAAATTGGAACGCGCATCGCTCGACCGGACGCTGGCCCGACGCCGACATGCTGCCGCTGGGGCGCCTGGCACTGGGCAAGCGCGACACCAAATTCACCCCCGACGAACAGCGGACGCTGATGACGCTGTGGGCGATCGCACGTTCGCCGCTGATCATGGGCGGCGACCTGAGGCACCTCGACGACGCGACGCTGGCGCTACTGACCAACCGCGCCGTGATCGCCGTCAATCAGGACAGCCGGGACAATCAGCCGCATTTCGTTGCCGACGATACGCGGATCTGGTCGGCCCGCCCGCTCGACGGGCGCGGCCACTATCTCGCGCTGTTCAATACCGCGGACAAGCCGGTCAGCGTCGGCCTTCCGCTGTCGATGCTGAACATCCCCGGACCCGTCGCCATCACCGACCTGTGGACCGGGGCGGACATCGGCAAGGCGAGCGGCCGCTTTACGCAGACCCTGCCGCCGCACGGATCAGGGCTGTATCGTCTACAGCCCTGA
- the glnA gene encoding type I glutamate--ammonia ligase, which yields MAATANDILNKIKEEEIEWVDLRFTDPKGKWQHLTMVASIMGEDEFTDGLMFDGSSIEGWKAINESDMVLKPDLDAVYTDPFSATPMLIVFCDVVEPSTGELYARDPRSTAKRAEAYLKTTGIGDTVYVGPEAEFFMFDNVQFDTNYAESYFKIDDIELPTNTGRAYEGGNLGHRPRAKGGYFPVAPVDSAVDIRGEMVSTMLEMGLPCDKHHHEVAAAQHELGMTFGTLTTTADRMQIYKYVVHQVAHAYGKSATFMPKPIKEDNGSGMHTHFSIWNGKTPLFAGEQYAGLSDMCLYFIGGIIKHAKAINAFTNPTTNSYKRLVPGYEAPVLLAYSARNRSASCRIPYGTGPKAKRVEVRFPDAMANPYLAYAALMMAGLDGIQNKIHPGEAMDKNLYDLPPAELAQVPTVCASLREALECLTADHDFLLKGDVFSKDQIEAYVEVKWAEVARWEMTPSPVEYDMYYSA from the coding sequence ATGGCTGCCACCGCCAACGACATCCTGAACAAGATCAAGGAAGAGGAGATCGAATGGGTCGATCTGCGCTTCACCGACCCCAAGGGTAAGTGGCAGCACCTGACCATGGTCGCCTCCATCATGGGCGAGGACGAATTCACCGACGGCCTGATGTTCGACGGTTCGTCCATCGAGGGTTGGAAGGCGATCAACGAATCCGACATGGTGCTGAAGCCCGATCTCGACGCGGTCTACACCGACCCGTTCTCGGCGACCCCGATGCTGATCGTGTTCTGCGACGTCGTCGAACCGTCGACCGGCGAACTCTACGCCCGCGATCCGCGCTCGACCGCCAAGCGCGCCGAGGCGTATCTCAAGACCACCGGCATCGGCGACACCGTCTACGTCGGCCCGGAAGCCGAATTCTTCATGTTCGACAACGTGCAGTTCGACACGAACTACGCCGAATCCTACTTCAAGATCGACGATATCGAGCTGCCGACCAACACCGGCCGGGCCTATGAGGGCGGCAACCTCGGTCACCGTCCGCGCGCCAAGGGCGGCTATTTCCCGGTCGCGCCGGTCGACTCGGCGGTCGACATCCGCGGCGAGATGGTCTCGACCATGCTCGAAATGGGCTTGCCCTGCGACAAGCACCACCACGAAGTCGCCGCCGCGCAACACGAACTCGGCATGACCTTCGGCACGCTCACCACCACTGCCGATCGCATGCAGATCTACAAGTACGTCGTGCATCAGGTCGCGCATGCCTATGGCAAGTCGGCGACCTTCATGCCCAAGCCGATCAAGGAAGATAACGGCTCGGGCATGCACACCCACTTCTCGATCTGGAACGGCAAGACCCCGCTGTTCGCGGGCGAGCAATATGCCGGCCTGTCCGACATGTGCCTCTACTTCATCGGCGGCATCATCAAGCATGCCAAGGCGATCAACGCCTTCACCAACCCGACCACCAACAGCTACAAGCGGCTGGTGCCGGGCTACGAAGCACCGGTGCTGCTCGCCTATTCGGCGCGCAACCGCTCGGCCTCGTGCCGTATCCCCTACGGCACGGGTCCCAAGGCGAAGCGCGTCGAAGTGCGCTTCCCCGATGCGATGGCCAACCCCTATCTCGCCTATGCGGCGCTGATGATGGCGGGCCTCGACGGCATCCAGAACAAGATCCACCCCGGCGAGGCGATGGACAAGAACCTGTACGACCTGCCGCCGGCAGAGCTCGCCCAGGTCCCGACCGTCTGCGCATCGCTCCGCGAGGCGCTTGAATGCCTGACCGCCGACCACGACTTCCTGCTCAAGGGCGACGTGTTCTCGAAGGATCAGATCGAGGCCTATGTCGAGGTGAAGTGGGCAGAAGTCGCCCGCTGGGAAATGACCCCCAGCCCGGTCGAGTATGACATGTACTACAGCGCCTGA
- a CDS encoding P-II family nitrogen regulator: MKKVEAIIKPFKLDEVKEALHEIGVSGITVTEAKGFGRQKGHTELYRGAEYVVDFLPKVKLEVVVEDALAERVVEAIAAAAQTGRIGDGKIFVIPVETALRIRTGERDEAAI; the protein is encoded by the coding sequence GTGAAGAAGGTCGAGGCCATCATCAAGCCGTTCAAGCTGGATGAGGTGAAGGAAGCGCTCCACGAGATCGGCGTCAGCGGCATCACCGTGACCGAGGCGAAGGGCTTCGGTCGCCAAAAGGGCCACACCGAACTCTATCGCGGCGCCGAATATGTCGTCGACTTCCTCCCCAAGGTAAAGCTGGAGGTTGTCGTCGAGGACGCACTGGCGGAACGCGTAGTCGAGGCGATCGCCGCCGCCGCGCAGACCGGCCGCATCGGCGACGGCAAGATCTTCGTCATCCCGGTCGAGACCGCGCTGCGCATCCGCACCGGCGAACGCGACGAAGCCGCCATTTAA
- a CDS encoding arsenate reductase family protein — MQATIYHNPRCGTSRTTLALLTNAGADVTIIEYLKHPPTVAELSRLYASAGLSPREGLRMTEPAAKALANATDAAILEAMAINPILIQRPLVATERGVVLARPPEDVHTIL, encoded by the coding sequence ATGCAAGCCACCATCTACCACAACCCACGCTGCGGCACCTCCCGCACCACCCTCGCCCTGCTCACAAACGCCGGCGCCGACGTGACGATTATCGAATACCTCAAGCACCCACCGACGGTAGCCGAGCTCTCCCGGCTCTACGCCAGCGCCGGCCTGTCCCCGCGCGAGGGCCTGCGCATGACGGAACCGGCCGCCAAGGCGCTCGCGAACGCCACCGACGCCGCCATACTCGAAGCCATGGCGATCAACCCGATCCTCATCCAACGTCCGCTGGTCGCAACCGAAAGGGGCGTCGTCCTCGCCCGCCCCCCGGAAGACGTCCACACCATCCTGTAG
- the accC gene encoding acetyl-CoA carboxylase biotin carboxylase subunit: protein MRPIKKLLIANRGEIALRIHRACHEMGIKTVAVHSTADADAMHVRLADEAICIGPPPAADSYLNIPNIISAAEISGADAIHPGYGFLSENARFAEIVELHNLLFVGPKPEHIRTMGDKIEAKRTAGALGLPLVPGSDGAISDLAEAKAIAAKAGYPVIIKAASGGGGRGMKVCTSEDELETLMQQAGSEAKAAFGDATVYLEKYLGNPRHIEIQVFGDGNGNAIHLGERDCSLQRRHQKVLEEAPSPVLGQEDRERIGGICARAMADMGYRGAGTIEFLWEDGEFYFIEMNTRLQVEHPVTEMITGLDLVREQIRIAEGHPLTLRQEDVQFRGHAIECRINAEDPRTFAPSPGLVKQYHAPGGMHVRVDSGLYAGYKVPPYYDSMIAKLIVYGTTRAGALRRLRRALEEFVIEGPTTTIPLHQALLDDPEFQEGQYTIKWLEEWLAKQG, encoded by the coding sequence TTGCGCCCCATCAAGAAGCTGCTGATCGCCAACCGTGGCGAGATCGCGCTCCGCATCCATCGTGCCTGCCACGAAATGGGCATCAAGACGGTCGCGGTACACTCCACCGCCGACGCCGACGCGATGCACGTCCGACTTGCGGACGAGGCGATCTGCATCGGCCCGCCGCCGGCGGCCGATAGCTACCTCAACATCCCTAACATCATTTCGGCCGCCGAGATCAGCGGCGCCGACGCGATCCACCCCGGCTACGGCTTCCTCAGCGAGAACGCCCGCTTCGCCGAGATCGTCGAACTTCATAACCTGCTGTTCGTCGGCCCCAAGCCCGAACACATCCGCACGATGGGCGACAAGATCGAGGCGAAGCGCACCGCCGGTGCGCTCGGCCTGCCGCTGGTCCCCGGCTCGGACGGCGCGATCAGCGACCTCGCCGAGGCGAAGGCGATCGCGGCGAAGGCCGGCTATCCCGTCATCATCAAGGCGGCTTCGGGCGGCGGCGGGCGCGGCATGAAGGTCTGCACGTCCGAGGACGAGCTGGAAACGCTGATGCAGCAGGCCGGTAGCGAGGCGAAGGCCGCGTTCGGCGATGCGACCGTCTATCTCGAAAAATACCTCGGCAATCCGCGCCACATCGAAATCCAGGTGTTCGGCGACGGCAACGGCAACGCGATCCATCTGGGTGAACGCGATTGCTCGCTGCAACGCCGCCACCAGAAGGTGCTGGAGGAAGCCCCCTCCCCCGTTCTGGGCCAGGAGGATCGCGAGCGGATCGGCGGCATCTGCGCCCGCGCGATGGCCGACATGGGCTATCGCGGCGCCGGCACGATCGAATTCCTGTGGGAAGACGGCGAGTTCTACTTCATCGAGATGAACACGCGTTTGCAGGTCGAACATCCGGTGACCGAGATGATCACCGGCCTCGACCTCGTCCGCGAACAGATCCGCATCGCCGAGGGCCATCCGCTGACGCTCCGCCAGGAGGACGTCCAGTTCCGCGGCCACGCGATCGAATGCCGGATCAATGCCGAGGACCCACGCACCTTCGCCCCCTCGCCCGGCCTCGTGAAGCAATATCACGCGCCCGGCGGCATGCACGTCCGCGTCGATAGCGGGCTGTACGCAGGCTATAAGGTCCCGCCTTATTACGACAGCATGATCGCCAAGCTGATCGTCTACGGCACCACCCGCGCCGGCGCGCTGCGCCGCCTCCGCCGCGCGCTGGAGGAATTCGTGATCGAGGGTCCGACGACCACGATCCCGCTCCATCAGGCGCTGCTCGACGACCCGGAGTTTCAGGAAGGCCAGTACACGATCAAGTGGCTGGAAGAATGGCTGGCCAAACAGGGCTGA
- the accB gene encoding acetyl-CoA carboxylase biotin carboxyl carrier protein, whose protein sequence is MTDQTNSGAMQVDVNLVRQLAELLDATHLTEIEVEEGDRKIRVARKAAAQAAPVYAAPQPMAAAPVAAAAPPAAEAGAMAPTVSTANAVKSPMVGTCYLSAEPGAKPFVAIGQTVAAGDTLLIVEAMKVMNPIVAPSAGVVRQILIENGQPVEFDQPLMVVE, encoded by the coding sequence ATGACCGACCAGACCAACTCAGGTGCCATGCAGGTTGACGTAAACCTCGTGCGCCAGCTCGCCGAACTGCTCGACGCCACCCACCTCACCGAAATCGAGGTAGAGGAGGGCGACCGCAAGATCCGCGTCGCGCGCAAGGCCGCCGCTCAGGCCGCCCCCGTATACGCCGCTCCGCAGCCGATGGCAGCCGCCCCCGTCGCGGCCGCGGCTCCGCCCGCCGCGGAAGCCGGCGCGATGGCCCCGACCGTCAGCACCGCCAATGCGGTCAAGTCGCCGATGGTCGGCACCTGCTACCTCTCGGCAGAACCCGGCGCGAAGCCGTTCGTCGCGATCGGCCAAACCGTCGCTGCGGGCGACACGCTGCTGATCGTCGAGGCGATGAAGGTCATGAACCCGATCGTCGCGCCGTCCGCCGGCGTCGTGCGCCAAATCCTGATCGAGAACGGCCAGCCGGTCGAATTCGACCAGCCGCTCATGGTGGTCGAGTAA
- the aroQ gene encoding type II 3-dehydroquinate dehydratase, whose product MTDTIYVLNGPNLNLLGTREPEIYGSDTLDDIAGQLEDRARELNLEIDMRQSNHEGHLVDWLHEAQARNAKAVILNAGAFTHTSVAVHDAIKSIRTPVIEVHLSNPHTREEFRHISYVGRAAKGTIAGFGALSYTLALEAAARF is encoded by the coding sequence ATGACCGACACGATCTACGTCCTCAACGGCCCCAACCTCAACCTCCTCGGCACCCGCGAGCCGGAGATCTACGGCAGCGACACGCTCGACGACATCGCCGGCCAGCTCGAAGACCGCGCCCGCGAGCTGAACCTTGAGATCGACATGCGCCAGTCCAACCACGAAGGACACCTCGTCGACTGGCTCCACGAAGCCCAGGCCCGCAACGCAAAGGCCGTCATCCTCAACGCCGGTGCCTTCACCCACACCTCGGTTGCGGTCCACGACGCAATCAAAAGCATCAGGACGCCGGTGATCGAGGTTCACCTCTCCAACCCCCACACCCGCGAAGAATTCCGCCATATCAGCTATGTAGGCCGCGCGGCGAAGGGAACCATCGCCGGTTTCGGCGCGCTCTCCTACACCCTTGCGCTTGAAGCGGCGGCGCGCTTCTGA
- a CDS encoding thiazole synthase → MVDDSWTVAGQTFRSRLIVGTGKYKDFAQNAAALEASGAEIVTVAVRRVNISDRNQPLLMDYIDPKKVTYLPNTAGCFDAESAIRTLRLAREAGGWDLVKLEVLGEAKTLYPDMHETLRATEVLANEGFKPMVYCVDDPIAAKRLENAGAVAIMPLGAPIGSGLGIQNRITIRLIVEGAGVPVLVDAGVGTASDAAVAMELGCDGVLMNTAIAEAKDPVMMAAAMRSAVEAGRLAYRAGRMGQRRYADPSSPLAGLI, encoded by the coding sequence ATCGTAGACGATAGCTGGACGGTGGCGGGCCAGACGTTCCGGTCGCGGCTGATCGTGGGGACGGGCAAGTACAAGGACTTCGCGCAGAATGCGGCGGCGCTGGAGGCCTCCGGTGCGGAGATCGTCACGGTGGCGGTGCGACGGGTGAATATCTCCGATCGCAACCAGCCGCTGCTGATGGACTATATCGATCCGAAGAAGGTGACGTACCTGCCCAACACCGCGGGCTGTTTCGATGCGGAGAGCGCGATCCGTACGCTGCGGCTGGCGCGTGAGGCCGGTGGCTGGGACCTCGTCAAGCTGGAGGTGCTGGGCGAGGCGAAGACCTTGTACCCTGACATGCACGAGACGCTGCGCGCGACAGAAGTGCTGGCGAACGAGGGCTTCAAGCCGATGGTCTATTGCGTCGACGATCCGATCGCGGCGAAGCGGCTGGAGAATGCGGGAGCGGTGGCGATCATGCCGCTGGGCGCGCCGATCGGATCGGGGCTGGGCATCCAGAACCGCATCACGATCCGGCTGATCGTCGAGGGCGCGGGCGTGCCGGTGCTGGTCGACGCCGGCGTCGGCACTGCGTCAGACGCGGCGGTGGCGATGGAGCTCGGTTGCGACGGCGTGCTGATGAACACCGCGATCGCCGAGGCGAAGGACCCGGTAATGATGGCGGCGGCGATGCGGAGCGCGGTCGAGGCGGGGCGGCTCGCCTATCGCGCCGGGCGGATGGGGCAGCGGCGCTATGCCGATCCGTCCAGTCCACTTGCGGGACTGATCTAG
- a CDS encoding CsbD family protein: MGEFTDKVKGTVNEAIGNVKEAIGNHTDNDKLVAEGEAQQLEGKGEKVKGSVKGALGDNI, translated from the coding sequence ATGGGCGAGTTCACCGACAAGGTCAAAGGCACCGTCAACGAAGCCATCGGCAACGTGAAGGAAGCCATTGGCAACCACACGGACAACGACAAGCTGGTCGCAGAAGGCGAAGCGCAGCAGCTCGAAGGCAAGGGCGAAAAGGTCAAGGGCAGCGTCAAGGGCGCGCTCGGCGACAACATCTGA
- a CDS encoding thiamine pyrophosphate-binding protein — MESPTRTGGRILVDQLIAQGCERIFTVPGESFLAVLDALHDTPHIQTVTCRQEGGAAFMACADGTLTHRPGIAFVTRGPGATNAAIGVHVARQDSQPMILFIGDVDRATRDREAFQEVDFQAMFAPLAKWAARIDDAARIPEYIARAYAVAMNGRPGPVVLALPEDMLLDEVAAIDRPRVERLPQACDEAAIDHLADLLATAERPVAIVGGAGWDGVAAQDFAAWADRTGVPVVAAFRRQDAIPNDCPSYAGNLGYGPNPRLVERVKAADLLIVAGPRLGEATTDGYTLVTPDHPGQRLVHIHPDANELGMTYRTDLAICAGMADFAEALAGLDGPPHPGGAAAHAEWLAWSTPAPRDGVAMDLGPCVAAMRERLPADTIICNGAGNYSGWWHRYWPYAAPGTQLAPTSGAMGYGLPAAVAAALRHPERQVVALAGDGCFLMNGQELATAVQHDADLLVLVVDNGGYGTIRMHQERAFPGRVSGTALTNPDFAALARAYGCWAETVDRTAGFAPALARAQERRGVRLLHLRTDIEVITAGATLATLAR; from the coding sequence ATGGAGAGTCCCACACGCACCGGCGGCCGTATATTGGTCGATCAGTTGATCGCTCAGGGTTGCGAGCGCATCTTCACCGTTCCCGGCGAAAGCTTCCTCGCCGTGCTCGATGCGCTCCACGACACGCCGCACATCCAGACGGTGACGTGTCGGCAGGAAGGCGGCGCGGCGTTCATGGCCTGCGCCGACGGCACGTTGACCCACCGCCCCGGCATCGCCTTCGTGACCCGCGGACCCGGTGCGACCAACGCCGCGATCGGCGTCCACGTCGCACGGCAGGATTCGCAGCCGATGATCCTGTTCATCGGCGATGTCGATCGCGCCACTCGCGACCGGGAGGCTTTTCAGGAAGTCGACTTTCAGGCGATGTTTGCGCCGCTCGCGAAATGGGCGGCACGGATCGACGATGCCGCGCGTATCCCCGAATATATCGCCCGCGCCTATGCGGTGGCGATGAACGGCCGCCCCGGCCCGGTGGTGCTCGCACTGCCCGAGGACATGCTGCTCGACGAGGTCGCCGCGATCGATCGTCCCCGCGTCGAGCGCCTGCCGCAGGCTTGCGACGAGGCGGCGATCGACCATCTCGCCGATCTGCTCGCCACCGCCGAACGTCCGGTGGCGATCGTGGGTGGTGCCGGCTGGGACGGCGTTGCCGCACAGGATTTCGCCGCCTGGGCCGATCGGACCGGCGTGCCCGTGGTCGCGGCCTTCCGTCGGCAGGATGCGATCCCGAACGACTGCCCGAGCTATGCGGGCAACCTCGGCTATGGTCCCAATCCCCGACTGGTCGAGCGGGTCAAGGCCGCAGACTTGCTGATCGTCGCCGGACCGCGACTCGGCGAAGCGACGACGGACGGCTATACGCTCGTCACCCCGGATCATCCCGGCCAGCGGCTGGTTCACATCCATCCCGACGCGAACGAACTCGGCATGACCTATCGCACCGACCTCGCGATCTGCGCCGGCATGGCCGATTTTGCAGAAGCGCTTGCCGGTCTCGATGGTCCGCCCCATCCCGGCGGCGCGGCGGCGCATGCGGAATGGCTGGCGTGGTCGACGCCCGCACCGCGCGATGGCGTGGCGATGGACCTCGGCCCGTGCGTCGCGGCGATGCGCGAGCGCCTTCCGGCCGATACGATCATCTGCAATGGCGCGGGCAATTACAGCGGCTGGTGGCATCGCTACTGGCCCTATGCCGCGCCCGGAACGCAGCTCGCCCCGACCTCAGGCGCGATGGGCTATGGCCTGCCAGCCGCCGTGGCCGCGGCGCTTCGCCATCCGGAACGACAGGTGGTCGCGCTCGCCGGCGACGGCTGTTTCCTGATGAACGGACAGGAACTCGCCACCGCGGTCCAGCACGATGCCGACCTGCTGGTGCTGGTCGTCGATAATGGCGGCTACGGCACGATCCGCATGCATCAGGAACGTGCCTTTCCCGGTCGCGTCTCGGGCACCGCGCTGACGAACCCGGATTTCGCGGCATTGGCGCGCGCCTATGGATGCTGGGCCGAAACCGTCGATCGCACGGCGGGCTTCGCCCCCGCTCTCGCCCGCGCGCAGGAACGGCGTGGCGTCCGCCTTTTGCACCTCAGGACGGATATCGAGGTCATCACCGCCGGTGCCACCCTCGCGACGCTCGCGCGGTAG
- a CDS encoding DUF983 domain-containing protein, which produces MLQKNWPAIPPHEGGDKFRWIITCGWKGLCPRCGKGHMFRSWLKVTDRCEQCGLDYRFAAPDDGPAFFSLCIICLPLIFFVLWLQVAFDPPWWVHLLTSVPFMALGTLLPLRPIKGWLVASQYVNRAQEAGTQALWAKLHDSDPTKSEFDQ; this is translated from the coding sequence ATGCTTCAGAAAAATTGGCCCGCCATCCCCCCACACGAGGGCGGCGACAAGTTTCGCTGGATCATCACGTGTGGCTGGAAAGGATTGTGCCCTCGATGCGGCAAGGGCCACATGTTCAGATCATGGCTCAAGGTTACCGACCGCTGTGAACAATGCGGTCTGGATTATCGCTTTGCCGCACCGGATGACGGCCCCGCTTTCTTTTCGCTTTGCATCATTTGCCTCCCGTTGATCTTCTTTGTTCTTTGGCTTCAGGTAGCGTTTGACCCGCCTTGGTGGGTGCACCTGCTGACGTCGGTTCCTTTCATGGCCCTCGGGACGCTCTTGCCGCTTCGCCCTATCAAGGGCTGGCTGGTTGCGTCACAATATGTGAACCGCGCACAGGAGGCAGGTACACAGGCTCTCTGGGCAAAGTTGCATGATAGTGATCCGACGAAGAGCGAGTTCGATCAGTAG